In a genomic window of Dyadobacter fermentans DSM 18053:
- a CDS encoding M56 family metallopeptidase: MSAFLDYLLKLSVSFGLIALFYQFVLRKLTFYNANRHYLLLYSALCFIIPHININTVIEQAPATLPARTFVQSVPTITQAQAPAIVVPPPVAESPAGPTPTDWIAMLWISGMVVMVSRLCMHIRSYRRIKAESWLVSDDGVRIYHFDLEISPFSFGNSIFYNPTLHQPDELQDMILHEYIHVRQWHSVDVIWSEILCIINWYNPFVWLIRSAIRQNLEYIADEKVLENHPDTKAYQYLLLKTAVGAEFSLVNQFGYHSLKQRIVMMNKNASPRILLACFLFTLPLLAVMLAAFRVDQPKPAPVKRIFMRQWQSDKKTVSSRKPKDHIHLAGLLFDASTGKPLDREMLTVTHDDLTVKTIMTDEDGYYFAEVPVKMEKGVMHSYEVKYLSKGRERSIAGQTYQQDYVWGDGFNVTFLTTQGPPASLSNHYYIPTKPFYDKYEPRRARSELKAYLLQNLRPFRDEVALKMDFQRTHRFPKDVITLYKGGYFDRKKELVGYEGETKLYLNGKEVTHREVNAAFKSYPYMLSWDQERRAPSMVGICTQIVYLTCPIHRDAPPAALVKGNVEVLDAPSFDPGRLQTEPYMLDGFRQVYGASSNLMPEKHEIKRIMLLKGRLARYYDPALDRIWWIETRPVAEVFERPDFARR; encoded by the coding sequence ATGTCGGCATTCCTGGATTACCTGCTCAAATTGTCGGTCAGCTTCGGTTTGATCGCGCTTTTTTACCAGTTTGTGTTGCGCAAGCTCACTTTTTACAACGCCAACCGGCATTATCTGCTGCTGTACTCCGCACTTTGCTTTATCATTCCGCACATCAATATTAACACGGTGATCGAACAAGCACCAGCCACGTTGCCGGCCCGCACGTTTGTCCAAAGCGTGCCCACGATCACACAGGCGCAGGCACCGGCGATCGTCGTGCCGCCGCCAGTGGCAGAAAGCCCCGCCGGCCCTACTCCTACCGACTGGATTGCCATGCTCTGGATCTCCGGCATGGTGGTTATGGTTTCCAGGCTGTGCATGCACATCCGGTCCTACCGGCGCATTAAGGCGGAATCGTGGCTCGTGTCGGACGACGGCGTGAGGATCTACCATTTCGACCTCGAAATCAGCCCGTTCTCCTTCGGAAACTCCATTTTCTATAATCCAACCCTGCACCAGCCCGACGAATTACAGGACATGATCCTGCACGAGTACATCCACGTGCGGCAATGGCATTCGGTGGACGTGATCTGGTCCGAAATCCTGTGCATCATCAACTGGTACAACCCGTTCGTGTGGCTCATCCGCAGCGCGATCCGGCAGAATCTCGAATACATTGCCGATGAGAAAGTGCTCGAAAATCATCCGGATACCAAAGCATACCAGTATTTATTGCTCAAAACGGCCGTTGGTGCCGAGTTTTCGCTCGTCAACCAGTTCGGTTACCATTCCCTGAAACAGCGGATTGTGATGATGAACAAAAATGCTAGCCCGCGTATATTGCTGGCGTGTTTCCTGTTCACACTGCCGCTGCTGGCGGTGATGCTGGCGGCATTCAGGGTTGACCAACCGAAACCAGCGCCCGTGAAACGCATCTTCATGCGGCAATGGCAGTCGGACAAGAAAACCGTGAGCAGCCGGAAGCCCAAAGACCACATTCACCTGGCGGGCCTCTTGTTCGACGCCTCGACCGGCAAGCCGCTTGACCGCGAAATGCTCACTGTGACGCACGACGACCTTACCGTCAAAACGATCATGACCGACGAGGACGGCTACTACTTTGCGGAGGTGCCCGTCAAGATGGAAAAGGGGGTCATGCATTCCTACGAGGTGAAATACCTTAGCAAAGGCCGCGAGCGGTCGATTGCCGGCCAGACTTACCAGCAAGATTACGTCTGGGGCGACGGGTTTAATGTGACCTTCCTCACAACGCAAGGCCCACCGGCTTCGCTGAGCAACCACTACTACATTCCCACCAAGCCATTTTACGACAAGTACGAGCCGCGGCGCGCCCGCTCCGAACTTAAAGCGTACTTACTTCAAAACCTGCGTCCATTCCGCGATGAGGTTGCGCTCAAAATGGATTTCCAGCGAACGCACCGATTCCCGAAAGACGTGATCACACTCTACAAAGGAGGTTATTTCGACCGCAAAAAGGAGCTCGTCGGCTATGAAGGAGAAACCAAACTGTACCTGAACGGCAAGGAAGTCACGCACCGCGAGGTGAATGCGGCATTCAAAAGCTACCCCTATATGCTCAGCTGGGACCAGGAGCGCAGAGCGCCGTCGATGGTGGGCATCTGCACGCAGATCGTTTACCTTACATGCCCGATCCACCGCGACGCCCCGCCAGCAGCCCTCGTAAAAGGCAATGTAGAAGTGCTGGACGCCCCATCCTTCGATCCCGGCAGGCTGCAAACCGAACCGTATATGCTCGACGGTTTCCGCCAGGTGTACGGTGCAAGCAGCAATCTGATGCCTGAAAAGCACGAAATCAAAAGGATTATGCTGCTCAAAGGCCGACTCGCCCGCTACTACGATCCGGCCCTCGACCGGATTTGGTGGATCGAAACGCGGCCTGTGGCCGAAGTATTTGAGCGGCCGGACTTCGCGCGGCGATAA